One Rhodospirillales bacterium DNA segment encodes these proteins:
- a CDS encoding MFS transporter, with amino-acid sequence MVDVTAGTLQKDVKVVGIVSGGHFMSHYYSMMLPPLIPLLHNEMNVSYTALGLLLSLKSLSAGSMQLPAGILVDRYGARLILVFGFAIMLASYFIISVTHSFVALGALFLIAGVGNSVFHPADYSIMNGTVDSRRIGRSFSAHTFCGHMGTALAPVMILFMVGTLGWNWREAVLASVVVGAVIVVGLLSQWRHIKEGDLSRKDKVQTTVDTNTAEDAIGEVEKELTTWQAVRQILKSTPMLFLFMFFALQALGSGAFKNFAVAGLINLHGTSLSAAGGALTGFLFASAFGVLAGGVLADFDKRHALTASIALFLTALVAILVGTIDLHYTVLVFVFTFAGLIQGIIRPARDMMIRAASPKGSIGKAFGFVFSGQAIGGTIAPIVFGAMLDLNMPQWVFYSSAIFMIICMLAVLGSAREARKEQEKLEAAQ; translated from the coding sequence ATGGTCGATGTCACAGCAGGAACACTTCAAAAAGATGTTAAAGTAGTCGGCATCGTGTCCGGTGGCCATTTTATGAGCCACTACTATTCCATGATGTTGCCGCCGTTGATCCCGCTGTTGCACAACGAAATGAACGTTTCCTACACCGCACTGGGTCTGCTGCTTAGCCTCAAAAGCCTGAGTGCCGGGAGCATGCAGTTGCCCGCCGGTATTTTGGTGGACCGTTATGGGGCACGGCTGATTTTAGTCTTTGGCTTTGCCATCATGCTGGCAAGCTACTTCATAATATCGGTCACCCATTCGTTCGTGGCACTGGGTGCCTTGTTCCTGATTGCCGGGGTTGGCAATTCTGTTTTCCACCCCGCTGATTATTCCATCATGAACGGAACCGTCGATAGTCGCCGCATCGGGCGATCCTTCAGCGCCCATACGTTTTGCGGGCATATGGGCACCGCATTGGCGCCTGTCATGATCCTGTTCATGGTCGGCACCTTGGGGTGGAACTGGCGCGAAGCGGTGCTGGCATCCGTGGTGGTTGGTGCAGTGATTGTTGTTGGCCTGTTAAGCCAGTGGCGCCATATCAAGGAAGGCGATTTATCGCGGAAAGACAAAGTCCAAACCACCGTCGATACCAATACGGCCGAAGACGCCATTGGTGAGGTTGAAAAAGAACTGACAACCTGGCAGGCAGTGCGCCAAATATTGAAATCCACCCCGATGCTGTTTTTGTTCATGTTCTTTGCACTCCAGGCACTGGGATCGGGCGCATTCAAGAATTTTGCTGTGGCCGGTCTTATCAACCTGCATGGCACATCCCTTTCGGCCGCCGGTGGCGCGCTGACCGGGTTTCTGTTCGCATCCGCCTTTGGGGTGCTGGCCGGCGGAGTTTTGGCTGATTTTGATAAACGCCACGCGCTTACAGCATCAATTGCACTGTTCCTGACGGCATTGGTTGCCATTCTTGTTGGCACCATAGACCTGCACTACACAGTTCTGGTCTTCGTCTTTACCTTCGCTGGCTTAATCCAGGGGATCATCCGCCCGGCACGGGATATGATGATCCGGGCCGCCAGCCCCAAAGGGTCCATCGGCAAAGCGTTCGGCTTTGTCTTTTCAGGCCAAGCCATCGGCGGCACCATAGCCCCGATTGTTTTTGGAGCGATGCTTGATCTCAATATGCCGCAATGGGTGTTCTACTCATCGGCGATCTTTATGATTATCTGCATGTTGGCGGTTTTGGGTTCTGCCCGTGAAGCGCGAAAAGAACAAGAAAAACTGGAGGCAGCTCAGTAA
- a CDS encoding MFS transporter has protein sequence MTDSTIEDPQATRSDVKVLTLISAGHFLSHYFMLALPALFIFFNEDLGISYTLLGVMLTTRYVGTGVAQIAAGFMVDRFGAKMILMAGIILMVTAMGLMAFASNYYVLMLLVILAGVGDAVFHPADYAILSSSISEKRMGRSFSVHTFAGHLGFAAAPAVIVFVSTVWDWRTALLISAGVGFAIIFIMLTQWSSLNDSATKARKKDPSENSEEDATTKELLTSRPVLLLFAFFVMTSLAGSGLHSFSIPALHALHGTSVVDAGFAVGGYMLISSFAVLCGGWIADNIERQDRFAAMAYAASIFVVGMIVWMPMHYALLVFLFGLAGFCHGVVRPARDMMVREVAPKGSTGRVFGFIFTGQNVGGGLAPILLGGLMDHYPPQYIFYFCIGFMILCILTILAPRGPMKKTSVAPTGAGE, from the coding sequence ATGACAGACAGCACCATTGAAGACCCACAGGCAACGCGCAGTGACGTAAAGGTTCTTACCCTGATCTCAGCGGGGCATTTCCTCAGCCATTATTTCATGCTGGCCTTGCCAGCACTGTTCATTTTCTTCAACGAAGATTTGGGCATCAGCTACACACTTCTGGGGGTCATGCTGACCACACGATATGTCGGCACCGGGGTTGCACAGATTGCAGCCGGTTTCATGGTTGATCGCTTTGGTGCCAAGATGATTCTGATGGCCGGAATCATCTTGATGGTCACTGCTATGGGATTAATGGCCTTTGCCAGTAATTATTATGTCTTGATGCTTCTGGTCATTTTGGCGGGCGTGGGCGATGCCGTCTTTCACCCCGCCGATTACGCCATTTTAAGTTCTTCAATCAGCGAAAAGCGCATGGGCAGATCATTTTCTGTTCACACCTTTGCGGGCCATTTGGGGTTCGCAGCCGCCCCTGCTGTGATTGTCTTTGTTTCAACCGTTTGGGACTGGCGCACGGCCTTGCTAATTTCAGCGGGCGTGGGCTTTGCCATCATTTTTATAATGCTGACCCAATGGTCAAGCCTGAACGACAGTGCCACCAAGGCTAGAAAGAAAGACCCTTCTGAAAATTCAGAAGAAGATGCCACGACCAAAGAGCTTCTGACATCACGGCCTGTATTGTTACTGTTTGCCTTTTTTGTCATGACCAGCCTGGCTGGCAGTGGCCTGCACAGCTTCTCTATTCCCGCACTCCATGCGCTCCATGGGACGTCCGTGGTTGATGCAGGCTTTGCCGTTGGTGGCTATATGCTAATCAGCTCATTTGCCGTTCTATGTGGCGGGTGGATTGCTGATAACATTGAACGACAAGACCGGTTTGCGGCCATGGCTTATGCGGCTTCAATCTTTGTTGTCGGCATGATTGTGTGGATGCCCATGCATTATGCCTTGCTCGTCTTCCTGTTTGGGCTGGCCGGTTTCTGCCATGGCGTGGTTCGCCCCGCACGGGACATGATGGTTCGGGAAGTTGCGCCAAAGGGCAGCACGGGCCGTGTTTTTGGATTTATCTTCACCGGCCAAAACGTTGGCGGTGGGTTGGCCCCGATCCTTTTGGGCGGGTTGATGGACCATTATCCACCACAATATATTTTCTATTTCTGCATCGGATTTATGATCCTTTGCATCCTGACCATTCTTGCTCCACGCGGCCCAATGAAGAAAACATCTGTCGCACCAACGGGTGCCGGTGAATGA
- a CDS encoding energy transducer TonB yields the protein MTTPARNFSRYRGNSGRTLVIAAGISLLLHGSVLAFTEGFWKSTPPELPTVMAVSLVAAPKTPGPVTDTAKQTASIKPIQPKKGAKKAAVKPVSRNKVLTKVTKKKAVIKKAAKGNVAKKTTLKTLPASLKPIEKIAIMLQSPEHVAKPQLAAYSSNSLSVSPGLDQAQKPNRAIISDQETVPLFSGASLSNAPPQYPWLSRRQGEEGRVLLDVHVSKDGRAKKIRIKQSSGHDRLDEAARNAVQGWRFIPAQTAGTARPGRTEVPIVFRLTD from the coding sequence ATGACGACCCCAGCCCGAAATTTTTCTCGCTATAGAGGAAATTCCGGGCGCACGCTTGTCATCGCCGCTGGTATCTCACTTCTCTTGCATGGCAGCGTGCTGGCATTTACAGAAGGGTTTTGGAAATCTACCCCACCAGAACTGCCGACCGTGATGGCAGTATCGCTGGTCGCTGCCCCCAAAACGCCTGGGCCGGTAACAGACACCGCCAAACAAACGGCATCGATCAAACCCATACAGCCAAAAAAAGGGGCTAAAAAAGCAGCCGTTAAACCGGTTTCTAGAAACAAGGTTTTGACCAAAGTCACAAAAAAGAAAGCGGTCATTAAAAAAGCGGCCAAAGGTAATGTTGCTAAGAAGACAACCTTGAAAACATTGCCGGCTTCGTTAAAACCCATTGAAAAAATCGCTATTATGCTACAAAGCCCAGAACACGTTGCAAAACCCCAGCTGGCTGCTTATTCATCGAATTCTTTAAGTGTTTCGCCCGGGCTTGATCAGGCCCAAAAACCAAATCGGGCCATCATCAGCGATCAAGAAACGGTTCCTCTTTTTTCTGGCGCTTCACTTTCGAATGCCCCCCCGCAATACCCGTGGCTTTCACGCCGCCAGGGTGAAGAAGGCCGGGTGCTACTGGATGTCCACGTCTCCAAGGACGGTCGTGCAAAAAAAATCCGCATCAAACAATCAAGCGGCCATGACCGTCTTGATGAAGCCGCCCGCAATGCGGTTCAAGGATGGCGGTTTATCCCCGCACAAACCGCAGGCACGGCCCGCCCGGGACGCACAGAAGTGCCGATTGTCTTCAGGCTGACCGATTAA
- a CDS encoding p-cumate dioxygenase, with protein MNTHSKGGGQVERADIEDFLYLEADLLDNWLLDDWLKLFTEDAVYEIPATDNPDGRPEETLYIVADNREVLEGRVKRLQSVDAFVESPRSNTRRMISNVRVVGCDDDCVEIVANFMVVRMRKGTIDTYIGRYEHVLEVGERGNFLFRRRRAVLDHDALRPHGKISIIL; from the coding sequence ATGAACACGCATTCCAAAGGTGGCGGGCAGGTTGAGCGTGCCGATATTGAAGACTTTCTCTATTTAGAAGCAGACCTTCTAGACAATTGGTTGCTTGATGACTGGCTGAAATTATTTACCGAAGATGCAGTTTATGAAATTCCGGCAACAGACAATCCAGATGGTCGCCCGGAAGAGACGCTGTATATCGTTGCAGATAACAGAGAAGTTCTAGAGGGCCGGGTTAAGCGTCTTCAAAGCGTGGATGCATTTGTTGAAAGCCCGCGATCAAACACACGTCGCATGATTTCCAATGTGCGTGTTGTTGGCTGTGATGATGATTGTGTAGAAATTGTTGCCAATTTTATGGTGGTCCGGATGCGCAAGGGCACCATTGATACCTATATCGGGCGGTATGAACATGTTCTGGAAGTGGGGGAGCGTGGGAATTTTCTATTCCGCCGCCGCCGCGCGGTTTTGGACCATGATGCCCTTAGGCCTCATGGTAAAATCAGCATTATCCTCTAA
- a CDS encoding Rieske 2Fe-2S domain-containing protein: MPSPVVTTSLDGNGSLIIDNAAEGVFQVNRAAMIEPSIFDAEQRRVFDKVWVYFGHESEVPSPGDFRTRTLVGRPLILVHGDDGVIRAFINSCPHRGAEVCREPKGNAKAFRCLYHAWTFANTGAVLNIPDKESYGGESSNCNFDLTAVPRVTNYRGFVFICFDKDAVDLETYLGRAKTYLDYVADQGEDGMEVIQGTQLYSARANWKLLVENSIDFYHTVPLHKTYFQYLEDIGADISGGVGGTGYDLGNGHGVVCFKAGWGRPVARWEPAWGEAEKIRIDALRAGLEKRLSSEAAAMVGDTDRNLMLFPNLLINDIMATVIRQVNPVAPDYMEVTQWALAPIGEPAEARRRRLHAFNTFLGPGGFATPDDIEAFEGCQRGFHAWRETNWSDYSRGYFGEETRAEEDKLSSHETQIRSFYRRWGELMAGGENISPLGGAS, from the coding sequence ATGCCAAGCCCGGTAGTGACCACATCGCTTGATGGCAACGGATCGTTGATCATTGATAACGCCGCCGAAGGCGTGTTTCAGGTCAACCGGGCCGCCATGATTGAACCTTCAATTTTTGATGCGGAACAACGCAGGGTCTTTGACAAGGTCTGGGTTTATTTTGGCCATGAATCCGAAGTGCCCAGCCCCGGTGATTTTCGGACAAGGACGCTGGTGGGTAGGCCCCTGATCTTGGTTCATGGTGATGATGGTGTGATTCGGGCCTTCATCAATTCTTGCCCTCACCGGGGAGCAGAGGTATGCCGGGAACCCAAAGGCAATGCGAAGGCCTTTCGCTGCCTCTATCACGCCTGGACCTTCGCCAATACCGGTGCGGTGCTGAATATCCCAGATAAAGAATCTTATGGCGGTGAATCATCGAACTGTAATTTCGATCTGACAGCCGTGCCCCGGGTCACCAATTACAGAGGCTTTGTGTTTATCTGCTTTGATAAAGATGCGGTGGACCTTGAAACCTATCTGGGGCGTGCGAAGACCTATCTTGATTATGTCGCTGATCAAGGCGAAGACGGGATGGAGGTGATCCAGGGGACCCAGCTTTATTCAGCCCGGGCCAATTGGAAGCTTTTGGTGGAAAATTCCATCGATTTTTATCACACCGTCCCCCTGCACAAGACCTATTTCCAATATCTGGAAGATATCGGGGCTGATATTTCTGGTGGTGTTGGGGGAACGGGCTATGACCTTGGCAATGGCCATGGGGTTGTTTGCTTTAAGGCGGGCTGGGGCCGGCCCGTAGCGCGGTGGGAACCGGCCTGGGGAGAGGCGGAGAAAATTAGGATTGATGCTTTGCGCGCTGGCCTTGAAAAACGCCTTAGCTCAGAAGCGGCGGCGATGGTCGGGGACACAGACCGAAACCTGATGTTGTTTCCTAATCTGTTGATCAACGACATCATGGCAACAGTGATCCGGCAAGTGAACCCGGTGGCGCCTGATTATATGGAAGTAACCCAATGGGCGCTGGCCCCCATCGGTGAGCCGGCCGAGGCCCGCAGACGACGGCTGCATGCATTTAATACATTTTTGGGCCCGGGCGGGTTTGCAACGCCCGACGACATCGAAGCCTTTGAAGGATGCCAGCGTGGGTTCCATGCCTGGCGTGAAACCAATTGGTCTGATTATTCTCGGGGTTATTTTGGTGAAGAGACCCGGGCCGAAGAAGACAAGCTATCGAGCCATGAAACCCAGATCCGGTCTTTTTACAGGCGGTGGGGTGAATTGATGGCCGGGGGCGAAAACATTTCCCCGCTTGGTGGCGCATCATGA